In Rattus norvegicus strain BN/NHsdMcwi chromosome 3, GRCr8, whole genome shotgun sequence, a genomic segment contains:
- the Wfdc16 gene encoding WAP four-disulfide core domain 16, with product MPTVGLMKWPVVLQMLLLLGTLGLPVLARWKDRFFSEIQIPDYILTRPKLQPCQARPTSTQCKSSCRAHLDCDDEFRCCHAFCGNVCMSPEEAEGAKSNRKISNLVPAVVP from the exons ATGCCCACGGTTGGCCTCATGAAGTGGCCAGTTGTTCTCCAGATGCTGCTACTCCTTGGCACGTTAGGCCTGCCAGTGTTGGCGAGATGGAAGGAcagatttttttctgaaatccAAATTCCAGATTACA TTTTAACAAGGCCCAAACTGCAGCCCTGCCAGGCGAGGCCGACCAGCACCCAATGCAAAAGCTCCTGCAGGGCGCACCTGGACTGTGATGACGAGTTTCGCTGCTGCCACGCCTTCTGTGGCAATGTCTGCATGAGCCCGGAAGAGGCAG AGGGCGCAAAGTCAAACCGTAAAATCAGCAACCTGGTGCCTGCGGTTGTACCGTAA
- the Wfdc9 gene encoding protein WFDC9 isoform X1, producing the protein MKFWILLLTVSAHGIVVFLHVFGSLKEKPEEIEQCWVQPPARFCGRRCTKVQKCVSPNYTCCWTYCGNICLNNEEPFRSLMKI; encoded by the exons ATGAAGTTCTGGATCCTCCTCCTCACTGTATCCGCCCATGGGATTGTGGTGTTTCTGCATGTGTTTGGAAGCCTCAAGG AGAAGCCTGAAGAGATCGAGCAGTGCTGGGTACAGCCACCGGCAAGGTTCTGTGGGAGGAGGTGCACGAAGGTGCAGAAATGTGTGAGTCCGAACTACACGTGCTGCTGGACGTACTGCGGAAACATCTGCTTGAACAACGA agaacccTTCAGAAGCCTGATGAAAATCTAG